One Papaver somniferum cultivar HN1 chromosome 10, ASM357369v1, whole genome shotgun sequence genomic window carries:
- the LOC113318161 gene encoding uncharacterized protein LOC113318161 isoform X2 has protein sequence MPGPGPHTMYTIGSGVGLMSLSQGRFSPQHCIIYATNAFLGPDLGSFSEWLTSTIGFGHNLGSLIMDTIHHPFYYILILGFPLSFFYSWISRIFLQKGILDSISGVPLNRLQCLLLVSAGSISHFFLDHLLEENGHSSMYTWILSTGWWKGRAPVNMDSIVVVGSLCTCLFGGFIYINRVKQSKSFRTQWVRSVKLILVIASLYCVWCASQLYLRNPPQPAVGEEHYTYPVGKHNTHSAGEGRHLLGFRIHVADLAV, from the exons ATGCCAGGACCAGGACCTCACACAATGTATACAATTGGGTCTGGAGTTGGTCTGATGAGTCTTTCTCAGGGAAGATTTAGTCCTCAACACTGTATCATCTACGCTACAAATGCCTTCTTAGGTCCAGATTTAGGTTCTTTCTCTGAATGGCTTACTTCAACAATTGGATTTGGTCACAACCTGGGTTCTTTAATCATGGATACCATACATCACCCTTTCTACTACATCTTAATTCTGGGGTTTCCTTTATCATTTTTCTACTCTTGGATTTCAAGAATTTTCCTTCAAAAGGGCATACTTGATTCCATTTCTGGA GTACCTCTTAATAGACTTCAATGCTTACTATTGGTGTCTGCTGGTTCTATATCACATTTTTTCTTAGACCATTTGTTGGAG GAAAACGGTCATTCTTCGATGTATACTTGGATATTGAGTACTGGTTGGTGGAAAGGTAGAGCTCCTGTCAACATGGATTCCATTGTTGTGGTAGGATCCTTGTGTACCTGCTTATTTGGAGGCTTCATTTACATCAACAG AGTGAAGCAATCAAAATCCTTTAGAACACAATGGGTTCGATCGGTGAAACTTATTCTGGTTATAGCAAGTTTGTACTGTGTTTGGTGTGCAAGTCAGCTATACTTGAGGAATCCTCCTCAACCAGCAGTGGGTGAAGAG CATTATACCTACCCAGTGGGTAAGCATAATACCCATTCTGCAGGAGAAGGGCGTCATTTGCTTGGTTTCAGGATCCACGTTGCTGATCTAGCTGTTTAG
- the LOC113318161 gene encoding uncharacterized protein LOC113318161 isoform X3 codes for MPGPGPHTMYTIGSGVGLMSLSQGRFSPQHCIIYATNAFLGPDLGSFSEWLTSTIGFGHNLGSLIMDTIHHPFYYILILGFPLSFFYSWISRIFLQKGILDSISGVPLNRLQCLLLVSAGSISHFFLDHLLEENGHSSMYTWILSTGWWKGRAPVNMDSIVVVGSLCTCLFGGFIYINRVKQSKSFRTQWVRSVKLILVIASLYCVWCASQLYLRNPPQPAVGEEWVSIIPILQEKGVICLVSGSTLLI; via the exons ATGCCAGGACCAGGACCTCACACAATGTATACAATTGGGTCTGGAGTTGGTCTGATGAGTCTTTCTCAGGGAAGATTTAGTCCTCAACACTGTATCATCTACGCTACAAATGCCTTCTTAGGTCCAGATTTAGGTTCTTTCTCTGAATGGCTTACTTCAACAATTGGATTTGGTCACAACCTGGGTTCTTTAATCATGGATACCATACATCACCCTTTCTACTACATCTTAATTCTGGGGTTTCCTTTATCATTTTTCTACTCTTGGATTTCAAGAATTTTCCTTCAAAAGGGCATACTTGATTCCATTTCTGGA GTACCTCTTAATAGACTTCAATGCTTACTATTGGTGTCTGCTGGTTCTATATCACATTTTTTCTTAGACCATTTGTTGGAG GAAAACGGTCATTCTTCGATGTATACTTGGATATTGAGTACTGGTTGGTGGAAAGGTAGAGCTCCTGTCAACATGGATTCCATTGTTGTGGTAGGATCCTTGTGTACCTGCTTATTTGGAGGCTTCATTTACATCAACAG AGTGAAGCAATCAAAATCCTTTAGAACACAATGGGTTCGATCGGTGAAACTTATTCTGGTTATAGCAAGTTTGTACTGTGTTTGGTGTGCAAGTCAGCTATACTTGAGGAATCCTCCTCAACCAGCAGTGGGTGAAGAG TGGGTAAGCATAATACCCATTCTGCAGGAGAAGGGCGTCATTTGCTTGGTTTCAGGATCCACGTTGCTGATCTAG
- the LOC113318161 gene encoding uncharacterized protein LOC113318161 isoform X4, with amino-acid sequence MPGPGPHTMYTIGSGVGLMSLSQGRFSPQHCIIYATNAFLGPDLGSFSEWLTSTIGFGHNLGSLIMDTIHHPFYYILILGFPLSFFYSWISRIFLQKGILDSISGENGHSSMYTWILSTGWWKGRAPVNMDSIVVVGSLCTCLFGGFIYINRVKQSKSFRTQWVRSVKLILVIASLYCVWCASQLYLRNPPQPAVGEEVDLGVIVFLVIYLFLPHSLCIMSMNPKDNHLDTTELPL; translated from the exons ATGCCAGGACCAGGACCTCACACAATGTATACAATTGGGTCTGGAGTTGGTCTGATGAGTCTTTCTCAGGGAAGATTTAGTCCTCAACACTGTATCATCTACGCTACAAATGCCTTCTTAGGTCCAGATTTAGGTTCTTTCTCTGAATGGCTTACTTCAACAATTGGATTTGGTCACAACCTGGGTTCTTTAATCATGGATACCATACATCACCCTTTCTACTACATCTTAATTCTGGGGTTTCCTTTATCATTTTTCTACTCTTGGATTTCAAGAATTTTCCTTCAAAAGGGCATACTTGATTCCATTTCTGGA GAAAACGGTCATTCTTCGATGTATACTTGGATATTGAGTACTGGTTGGTGGAAAGGTAGAGCTCCTGTCAACATGGATTCCATTGTTGTGGTAGGATCCTTGTGTACCTGCTTATTTGGAGGCTTCATTTACATCAACAG AGTGAAGCAATCAAAATCCTTTAGAACACAATGGGTTCGATCGGTGAAACTTATTCTGGTTATAGCAAGTTTGTACTGTGTTTGGTGTGCAAGTCAGCTATACTTGAGGAATCCTCCTCAACCAGCAGTGGGTGAAGAGGTAGATCTTGGTGTTATTGTGTTtcttgttatttatttatttctcccCCACAGTTTGTGTATCATGTCTATGAACCCTAAAGATAACCACCTTGACACAACAGAGCTCCCACTTTGA
- the LOC113318161 gene encoding uncharacterized protein LOC113318161 isoform X1, with product MPGPGPHTMYTIGSGVGLMSLSQGRFSPQHCIIYATNAFLGPDLGSFSEWLTSTIGFGHNLGSLIMDTIHHPFYYILILGFPLSFFYSWISRIFLQKGILDSISGVPLNRLQCLLLVSAGSISHFFLDHLLEENGHSSMYTWILSTGWWKGRAPVNMDSIVVVGSLCTCLFGGFIYINRVKQSKSFRTQWVRSVKLILVIASLYCVWCASQLYLRNPPQPAVGEEVDLGVIVFLVIYLFLPHSLCIMSMNPKDNHLDTTELPL from the exons ATGCCAGGACCAGGACCTCACACAATGTATACAATTGGGTCTGGAGTTGGTCTGATGAGTCTTTCTCAGGGAAGATTTAGTCCTCAACACTGTATCATCTACGCTACAAATGCCTTCTTAGGTCCAGATTTAGGTTCTTTCTCTGAATGGCTTACTTCAACAATTGGATTTGGTCACAACCTGGGTTCTTTAATCATGGATACCATACATCACCCTTTCTACTACATCTTAATTCTGGGGTTTCCTTTATCATTTTTCTACTCTTGGATTTCAAGAATTTTCCTTCAAAAGGGCATACTTGATTCCATTTCTGGA GTACCTCTTAATAGACTTCAATGCTTACTATTGGTGTCTGCTGGTTCTATATCACATTTTTTCTTAGACCATTTGTTGGAG GAAAACGGTCATTCTTCGATGTATACTTGGATATTGAGTACTGGTTGGTGGAAAGGTAGAGCTCCTGTCAACATGGATTCCATTGTTGTGGTAGGATCCTTGTGTACCTGCTTATTTGGAGGCTTCATTTACATCAACAG AGTGAAGCAATCAAAATCCTTTAGAACACAATGGGTTCGATCGGTGAAACTTATTCTGGTTATAGCAAGTTTGTACTGTGTTTGGTGTGCAAGTCAGCTATACTTGAGGAATCCTCCTCAACCAGCAGTGGGTGAAGAGGTAGATCTTGGTGTTATTGTGTTtcttgttatttatttatttctcccCCACAGTTTGTGTATCATGTCTATGAACCCTAAAGATAACCACCTTGACACAACAGAGCTCCCACTTTGA